One window of Epinephelus fuscoguttatus linkage group LG9, E.fuscoguttatus.final_Chr_v1 genomic DNA carries:
- the cd40lg gene encoding CD40 ligand, whose product MINTYQTSLAPPPVPPRLGKSHQVLIPTPLSGHSKSLIRFLVGAVLLQLFLSVGGFILLYHNDQMLLSPEKKEAKAAALMSDKQETSAKVLARMFVKRPQTPDQKSKSGYLQWDWDHSTLRNTRPFIKSWLTILQSGDYYVYSRVTFSKGDPKVPLATRVMLRKSESDKEEKVLMQAYCSLDSSGENASISHPCTATQGEVVTLEEGNQLGVWIQGLSLVDFEERATTFGMYKL is encoded by the exons ATGATCAACACTTACCAGACCAGCCTGGCTCCACCACCGGTGCCTCCGCGCCTCGGCAAGTCCCACCAGGTCCTAATCCCAACTCCGCTTTCAGGCCACAGCAAGTCTCTCATCCGGTTTTTGGTCGGTGCAGTGTTGCTGCAATTATTTCTGTCAGTCGGAGGATTCATCCTCCTGTACCACAATGACCAAATG CTTCTTTCACCTgagaaaaaagaagcaaaag CTGCTGCCCTCATGTCAGATAAGCAGGAAACTTCCGCCAAAGTTTTGGCACGCATGTTTGTCAAGCGACCACAGACACCAGATCAGAAATCTAAAT CTGGTTATCTCCAGTGGGACTGGGACCACTCAACTCTTAGGAACACCAGGCCCTTCATCAAGAGCTGGCTGACTATCCTGCAGTCAGGTGACTACTACGTCTACTCCAGGGTGACCTTCTCCAAGGGCGACCCTAAGGTCCCACTGGCCACCAGGGTGATGCTGAGGAAGAGTGAGTCAGACAAGGAGGAGAAGGTTTTGATGCAGGCCTACTGCAGCCTGGACAGCAGCGGTGAAAATGCATCAATCTCTCACCCGTGTACAGCCACACAGGGAGAGGTGGTCACACTGGAGGAAGGAAATCAGCTCGGTGTCTGGATACAAGGCCTTTCACTGGTGGACTTTGAGGAAAGAGCAACAACCTTTGGGATGTACAAACTGTAG